One part of the Paroedura picta isolate Pp20150507F chromosome 5, Ppicta_v3.0, whole genome shotgun sequence genome encodes these proteins:
- the ELAPOR2 gene encoding endosome/lysosome-associated apoptosis and autophagy regulator family member 2 isoform X1 encodes MLQPGGGRRRRRRWGSGSWAAWLCSWALICCQREAAAAVPPRPWPPCREVDYHFEYTECDSSGSRWRVAVPNRDVECSGLPDPIKGKDCTFSCASGEYLEMKNQICTKCPEGTFSVGSGIHFVEWDDLPAGFTNVATYMDSADGSGNKAESCSKSSWNPRGNYIESNRDDCTVALIYTVLLKKSGFVTFEYQYIDKNIIFEFFVQNDQCQEMDSTSDKWMKLTNNGEWGFHSVTLKSGTNILYWRTTGIFMGSQAVKTVLVKNITIEGVTYTSECFPCKSGTFSNVTGSSACQVCPENTYSELGAKNCTKCQEETHYADEGSSHCKERPPCTNKDFFQIHTPCDQDGKTQLMYKWVESKICREDLPGAVALPPSGERKECPPCNPGFYNNGSSFCTPCPQDMFSDGTWECKPCPTGTEPALGLEYKWWNVLPRNMKTSCLNVGNANCDGMNGWEVADDHIRTGAGGTDDDYLILNLHIPGFKLPTSITGMTDSELGRITFVFDTICSADCSLYFIVDINKKFTNVVKSWSGMKEKQLFTYVISKNASYTFTWAFQRTNQGHKSRKLIYDMAKIYMITVTNTIDGVASFCQACAVGSEQSGSSCIPCPAGHYIEKETSQCKECPPNTYLSIYQVYGQEACVPCGPGSQSTKDHSACLSDCKLSYVKDNQSLTYDFSNLKVGSVMNGPSFTARGTKFFHFFNISLCGNQGEKMALCADNITDITLKDMVAESEYYSNVVRAFVCQSTIIPPDSKGFRTALALQSTILADMFLGATIEPNLGSINVNPVMFNQSEWKIPDVHFYYKSSGVTATCEIGHTSVVILRCNPAKPGQGEISVPSSCPVGTCDGCSFHFLWESAEACPLCTEQDYHEIEGACKKGHQEILYFWNEPKLCVKGVSLPEKKTIRCEMVDFWLKVGAALGAFTAVLLIALICYFWKKNQKLEYKYSKLVMTANSKEGELPAADSCAIMEGEDNEEEIVFSNKQSLLGKLKSLATKEKDNHFESVQMKSSGSRNI; translated from the exons CGTTTTCGTGTGCTTCTGGGGAGTATCTAGAAATGAAGAACCAGATATGCACTAAATGTCCTGAAGGAACTTTCTCCGTGGGAAGTGGGATCCATTTTGTTGAGTGGGATGATCTGCCAGCGGGATTCACTAACGTGGCCACTTACATGGATTCTGCAGATGGATCAGGGAataaagcagagagctgcagcaA ATCTTCATGGAATCCTCGTGGGAATTATATTGAGTCAAACAGGGATGATTGCACCGTTGCCTTGATCTACACTGTGCTCCTGAAGAAATCTGGTTTTGTCACCTTTGAATACCAATATATTGACAAAAATATCATCTTTGAGTTTTTT GTTCAAAATGACCAGTGCCAAGAGATGGACTCCACAAGTGATAAATGGATGAAGTTAACCAACAATGGTGAATGGGGCTTCCATTCT GTGACTCTGAAATCAGGCACTAATATATTATACTGGAGAACAACAGGAATCTTTATGGGTTCTCAAGCTGTGAAAACTGTTTTAGTGAAAAACATCACCATTGAAG GCGTGACCTATACTTCTGAATGTTTTCCCTGCAAATCTGGTACATTTAGCAATGTAACTGGCTCGTCCGCTTGCCAGGTCTGCCCTGAAAATACGTACTCGGAACTGGGTGCTAAGAATTGCACTAAGTGTCAAGAAGAAACTCACTATGCAG ATGAAGGCTCCAGCCACTGTAAGGAGCGACCACCCTGCACCAACAAGGACTTTTTTCAGATACACACCCCATGTGATCAGGATGGAAAG ACTCAGCTCATGTACAAATGGGTAGAGTCCAAGATCTGTAGGGAGGATCTTCCTGGAGCAGTGGCACTGCCCccttctggagagaggaaggagtgTCCCCCTTGCAACCCGGGCTTCTACAACAACGGCTCCTCCTTCTGCACTCCTTGCCCTCAGGACATGTTTTCTGATGGAACTTGGG AGTGCAAGCCCTGCCCTACGGGGACTGAACCAGCTCTGGGATTAGAATACAAGTGGTGGAATGTTCTCCCTCGCAATATGAAGACCTCGTGTCTCAATGTCGGTAACGCCAACTGTGATGGGATGAATG GCTGGGAAGTAGCTGATGATCATATCCGAACGGGGGCAGGAGGTACAGATGATGATTACCTCATTTTGAaccttcacattccaggatttaA GCTGCCAACTTCCATCACTGGGATGACAGACTCAGAACTTGGACGCATCACCTTTGTGTTTGACACCATCTGCTCCGCAGATTGTTCACTGTATTTCATAGTG GATATCAATAAGAAGTTCACTAATGTGGTGAAATCCTGGAGTGGCATGAAGGAGAAGCAGCTGTTCACATACGTTATCTCCAAAAATGCTTCTTATACGTTCACTTGGGCTTTCCAGAGAACAAATCAAGGCCACAAA AGCAGGAAACTCATCTATGACATGGCAAAGATCTACATGATAACTGTGACCAACACCATCGATGGAGTGGCctccttctgccaggcctgtgctgTTGGTTCTGAACAATCTGGCTCATCCTGCATCCCATGCCCTGCTGGGCACTACATAGAAAAGGAAACCAGTCAGTGCAAGGAGTGTCCACCCAACACTTACCTGTCCATTTATCAAGTATATGGCCAGGAGGCATGTGTTCCGTGTGGGCCTGGCAGCCAAAGCACCAAG GACCATTCTGCATGCTTAAGTGATTGCAAACTTTCCTATGTCAAGGACAATCAGAGCTTGACCTATGATTTTAGCAACCTAAAAGTTGGCTCAGTAATGAATGGACCAAGCTTTACAGCAAGAGGAACAAAGTTCTTCCATTTCTTCAACATCAGCCTGTGTGGAAACCAA GGTGAAAAGATGGCACTTTGTGCTGACAATATAACTGATATTACACTAAAGGACATGGTAGCAGAGTCAGAATATTATTCCAATGTTGTGAGGGCTTTTGTCTGCCAGTCAACAATCATTCCCCCTGACAGCAAGGGATTCCGAACTGCTTTGGCACTTCAGTCCACCATCCTCGCTGACATGTTTCTCG GAGCTACTATAGAACCAAATCTGGGAAGCATTAATGTTAATCCAGTAATGTTTAATCAGTCTGAATGGAAGATACCTGATGTGCATTTCTATTACAA GTCTTCTGGAGTTACAGCCACCTGTGAAATTGGACACACTTCTGTTGTGATCCTCAGATGCAATCCTGCAAAACCCGGCCAAGGGGAAATTTCAGTCCCCAG TTCTTGTCCAGTGGGCACGTGTGATGGCTGCTCTTTCCATTTCTTGTGGGAAAGTGCTGAAGCCTGCCCCTTGTGCACAGAGCAGGATTATCATGAGATCGAAGGGGCTTGTAAAAAGGGGCATCAG gAGATTTTGTATTTCTGGAATGAGCCAAAGCTATGTGTGAAAGGTGTATCCTTGCCTGAAAAGAAGACCATCAGGTGTGAAATGGTGGACTTCTGGCTGAAAGTGGGGGCAGCACTTGGTGCATTCACGGCTGTCCTGCTGATTGCCTTAATTTGCTATTTCTGGAAGAAGAATCAGAA GTTAGAGTATAAATATTCCAAACTGGTAATGACTGCAAATTCAAAAGAAGGCGAGCTTCCAGCAGCTGACAGCTGTGCTATCATGGAAGGGGAAGACAATGAAGAGGAAATAGTATTTTCCAACAAACAGTCGTTGCTAGGAAAACTCAAATCTTTGGCGACAAAG GAGAAGGACAACCACTTTGAATCTGTGCAGATGAAATCCTCAGGATCTCGGAATATATGA
- the ELAPOR2 gene encoding endosome/lysosome-associated apoptosis and autophagy regulator family member 2 isoform X2: MVLFPGKVDYHFEYTECDSSGSRWRVAVPNRDVECSGLPDPIKGKDCTFSCASGEYLEMKNQICTKCPEGTFSVGSGIHFVEWDDLPAGFTNVATYMDSADGSGNKAESCSKSSWNPRGNYIESNRDDCTVALIYTVLLKKSGFVTFEYQYIDKNIIFEFFVQNDQCQEMDSTSDKWMKLTNNGEWGFHSVTLKSGTNILYWRTTGIFMGSQAVKTVLVKNITIEGVTYTSECFPCKSGTFSNVTGSSACQVCPENTYSELGAKNCTKCQEETHYADEGSSHCKERPPCTNKDFFQIHTPCDQDGKTQLMYKWVESKICREDLPGAVALPPSGERKECPPCNPGFYNNGSSFCTPCPQDMFSDGTWECKPCPTGTEPALGLEYKWWNVLPRNMKTSCLNVGNANCDGMNGWEVADDHIRTGAGGTDDDYLILNLHIPGFKLPTSITGMTDSELGRITFVFDTICSADCSLYFIVDINKKFTNVVKSWSGMKEKQLFTYVISKNASYTFTWAFQRTNQGHKSRKLIYDMAKIYMITVTNTIDGVASFCQACAVGSEQSGSSCIPCPAGHYIEKETSQCKECPPNTYLSIYQVYGQEACVPCGPGSQSTKDHSACLSDCKLSYVKDNQSLTYDFSNLKVGSVMNGPSFTARGTKFFHFFNISLCGNQGEKMALCADNITDITLKDMVAESEYYSNVVRAFVCQSTIIPPDSKGFRTALALQSTILADMFLGATIEPNLGSINVNPVMFNQSEWKIPDVHFYYKSSGVTATCEIGHTSVVILRCNPAKPGQGEISVPSSCPVGTCDGCSFHFLWESAEACPLCTEQDYHEIEGACKKGHQEILYFWNEPKLCVKGVSLPEKKTIRCEMVDFWLKVGAALGAFTAVLLIALICYFWKKNQKLEYKYSKLVMTANSKEGELPAADSCAIMEGEDNEEEIVFSNKQSLLGKLKSLATKEKDNHFESVQMKSSGSRNI; this comes from the exons CGTTTTCGTGTGCTTCTGGGGAGTATCTAGAAATGAAGAACCAGATATGCACTAAATGTCCTGAAGGAACTTTCTCCGTGGGAAGTGGGATCCATTTTGTTGAGTGGGATGATCTGCCAGCGGGATTCACTAACGTGGCCACTTACATGGATTCTGCAGATGGATCAGGGAataaagcagagagctgcagcaA ATCTTCATGGAATCCTCGTGGGAATTATATTGAGTCAAACAGGGATGATTGCACCGTTGCCTTGATCTACACTGTGCTCCTGAAGAAATCTGGTTTTGTCACCTTTGAATACCAATATATTGACAAAAATATCATCTTTGAGTTTTTT GTTCAAAATGACCAGTGCCAAGAGATGGACTCCACAAGTGATAAATGGATGAAGTTAACCAACAATGGTGAATGGGGCTTCCATTCT GTGACTCTGAAATCAGGCACTAATATATTATACTGGAGAACAACAGGAATCTTTATGGGTTCTCAAGCTGTGAAAACTGTTTTAGTGAAAAACATCACCATTGAAG GCGTGACCTATACTTCTGAATGTTTTCCCTGCAAATCTGGTACATTTAGCAATGTAACTGGCTCGTCCGCTTGCCAGGTCTGCCCTGAAAATACGTACTCGGAACTGGGTGCTAAGAATTGCACTAAGTGTCAAGAAGAAACTCACTATGCAG ATGAAGGCTCCAGCCACTGTAAGGAGCGACCACCCTGCACCAACAAGGACTTTTTTCAGATACACACCCCATGTGATCAGGATGGAAAG ACTCAGCTCATGTACAAATGGGTAGAGTCCAAGATCTGTAGGGAGGATCTTCCTGGAGCAGTGGCACTGCCCccttctggagagaggaaggagtgTCCCCCTTGCAACCCGGGCTTCTACAACAACGGCTCCTCCTTCTGCACTCCTTGCCCTCAGGACATGTTTTCTGATGGAACTTGGG AGTGCAAGCCCTGCCCTACGGGGACTGAACCAGCTCTGGGATTAGAATACAAGTGGTGGAATGTTCTCCCTCGCAATATGAAGACCTCGTGTCTCAATGTCGGTAACGCCAACTGTGATGGGATGAATG GCTGGGAAGTAGCTGATGATCATATCCGAACGGGGGCAGGAGGTACAGATGATGATTACCTCATTTTGAaccttcacattccaggatttaA GCTGCCAACTTCCATCACTGGGATGACAGACTCAGAACTTGGACGCATCACCTTTGTGTTTGACACCATCTGCTCCGCAGATTGTTCACTGTATTTCATAGTG GATATCAATAAGAAGTTCACTAATGTGGTGAAATCCTGGAGTGGCATGAAGGAGAAGCAGCTGTTCACATACGTTATCTCCAAAAATGCTTCTTATACGTTCACTTGGGCTTTCCAGAGAACAAATCAAGGCCACAAA AGCAGGAAACTCATCTATGACATGGCAAAGATCTACATGATAACTGTGACCAACACCATCGATGGAGTGGCctccttctgccaggcctgtgctgTTGGTTCTGAACAATCTGGCTCATCCTGCATCCCATGCCCTGCTGGGCACTACATAGAAAAGGAAACCAGTCAGTGCAAGGAGTGTCCACCCAACACTTACCTGTCCATTTATCAAGTATATGGCCAGGAGGCATGTGTTCCGTGTGGGCCTGGCAGCCAAAGCACCAAG GACCATTCTGCATGCTTAAGTGATTGCAAACTTTCCTATGTCAAGGACAATCAGAGCTTGACCTATGATTTTAGCAACCTAAAAGTTGGCTCAGTAATGAATGGACCAAGCTTTACAGCAAGAGGAACAAAGTTCTTCCATTTCTTCAACATCAGCCTGTGTGGAAACCAA GGTGAAAAGATGGCACTTTGTGCTGACAATATAACTGATATTACACTAAAGGACATGGTAGCAGAGTCAGAATATTATTCCAATGTTGTGAGGGCTTTTGTCTGCCAGTCAACAATCATTCCCCCTGACAGCAAGGGATTCCGAACTGCTTTGGCACTTCAGTCCACCATCCTCGCTGACATGTTTCTCG GAGCTACTATAGAACCAAATCTGGGAAGCATTAATGTTAATCCAGTAATGTTTAATCAGTCTGAATGGAAGATACCTGATGTGCATTTCTATTACAA GTCTTCTGGAGTTACAGCCACCTGTGAAATTGGACACACTTCTGTTGTGATCCTCAGATGCAATCCTGCAAAACCCGGCCAAGGGGAAATTTCAGTCCCCAG TTCTTGTCCAGTGGGCACGTGTGATGGCTGCTCTTTCCATTTCTTGTGGGAAAGTGCTGAAGCCTGCCCCTTGTGCACAGAGCAGGATTATCATGAGATCGAAGGGGCTTGTAAAAAGGGGCATCAG gAGATTTTGTATTTCTGGAATGAGCCAAAGCTATGTGTGAAAGGTGTATCCTTGCCTGAAAAGAAGACCATCAGGTGTGAAATGGTGGACTTCTGGCTGAAAGTGGGGGCAGCACTTGGTGCATTCACGGCTGTCCTGCTGATTGCCTTAATTTGCTATTTCTGGAAGAAGAATCAGAA GTTAGAGTATAAATATTCCAAACTGGTAATGACTGCAAATTCAAAAGAAGGCGAGCTTCCAGCAGCTGACAGCTGTGCTATCATGGAAGGGGAAGACAATGAAGAGGAAATAGTATTTTCCAACAAACAGTCGTTGCTAGGAAAACTCAAATCTTTGGCGACAAAG GAGAAGGACAACCACTTTGAATCTGTGCAGATGAAATCCTCAGGATCTCGGAATATATGA
- the ELAPOR2 gene encoding endosome/lysosome-associated apoptosis and autophagy regulator family member 2 isoform X3, translating to MDSTSDKWMKLTNNGEWGFHSVTLKSGTNILYWRTTGIFMGSQAVKTVLVKNITIEGVTYTSECFPCKSGTFSNVTGSSACQVCPENTYSELGAKNCTKCQEETHYADEGSSHCKERPPCTNKDFFQIHTPCDQDGKTQLMYKWVESKICREDLPGAVALPPSGERKECPPCNPGFYNNGSSFCTPCPQDMFSDGTWECKPCPTGTEPALGLEYKWWNVLPRNMKTSCLNVGNANCDGMNGWEVADDHIRTGAGGTDDDYLILNLHIPGFKLPTSITGMTDSELGRITFVFDTICSADCSLYFIVDINKKFTNVVKSWSGMKEKQLFTYVISKNASYTFTWAFQRTNQGHKSRKLIYDMAKIYMITVTNTIDGVASFCQACAVGSEQSGSSCIPCPAGHYIEKETSQCKECPPNTYLSIYQVYGQEACVPCGPGSQSTKDHSACLSDCKLSYVKDNQSLTYDFSNLKVGSVMNGPSFTARGTKFFHFFNISLCGNQGEKMALCADNITDITLKDMVAESEYYSNVVRAFVCQSTIIPPDSKGFRTALALQSTILADMFLGATIEPNLGSINVNPVMFNQSEWKIPDVHFYYKSSGVTATCEIGHTSVVILRCNPAKPGQGEISVPSSCPVGTCDGCSFHFLWESAEACPLCTEQDYHEIEGACKKGHQEILYFWNEPKLCVKGVSLPEKKTIRCEMVDFWLKVGAALGAFTAVLLIALICYFWKKNQKLEYKYSKLVMTANSKEGELPAADSCAIMEGEDNEEEIVFSNKQSLLGKLKSLATKEKDNHFESVQMKSSGSRNI from the exons ATGGACTCCACAAGTGATAAATGGATGAAGTTAACCAACAATGGTGAATGGGGCTTCCATTCT GTGACTCTGAAATCAGGCACTAATATATTATACTGGAGAACAACAGGAATCTTTATGGGTTCTCAAGCTGTGAAAACTGTTTTAGTGAAAAACATCACCATTGAAG GCGTGACCTATACTTCTGAATGTTTTCCCTGCAAATCTGGTACATTTAGCAATGTAACTGGCTCGTCCGCTTGCCAGGTCTGCCCTGAAAATACGTACTCGGAACTGGGTGCTAAGAATTGCACTAAGTGTCAAGAAGAAACTCACTATGCAG ATGAAGGCTCCAGCCACTGTAAGGAGCGACCACCCTGCACCAACAAGGACTTTTTTCAGATACACACCCCATGTGATCAGGATGGAAAG ACTCAGCTCATGTACAAATGGGTAGAGTCCAAGATCTGTAGGGAGGATCTTCCTGGAGCAGTGGCACTGCCCccttctggagagaggaaggagtgTCCCCCTTGCAACCCGGGCTTCTACAACAACGGCTCCTCCTTCTGCACTCCTTGCCCTCAGGACATGTTTTCTGATGGAACTTGGG AGTGCAAGCCCTGCCCTACGGGGACTGAACCAGCTCTGGGATTAGAATACAAGTGGTGGAATGTTCTCCCTCGCAATATGAAGACCTCGTGTCTCAATGTCGGTAACGCCAACTGTGATGGGATGAATG GCTGGGAAGTAGCTGATGATCATATCCGAACGGGGGCAGGAGGTACAGATGATGATTACCTCATTTTGAaccttcacattccaggatttaA GCTGCCAACTTCCATCACTGGGATGACAGACTCAGAACTTGGACGCATCACCTTTGTGTTTGACACCATCTGCTCCGCAGATTGTTCACTGTATTTCATAGTG GATATCAATAAGAAGTTCACTAATGTGGTGAAATCCTGGAGTGGCATGAAGGAGAAGCAGCTGTTCACATACGTTATCTCCAAAAATGCTTCTTATACGTTCACTTGGGCTTTCCAGAGAACAAATCAAGGCCACAAA AGCAGGAAACTCATCTATGACATGGCAAAGATCTACATGATAACTGTGACCAACACCATCGATGGAGTGGCctccttctgccaggcctgtgctgTTGGTTCTGAACAATCTGGCTCATCCTGCATCCCATGCCCTGCTGGGCACTACATAGAAAAGGAAACCAGTCAGTGCAAGGAGTGTCCACCCAACACTTACCTGTCCATTTATCAAGTATATGGCCAGGAGGCATGTGTTCCGTGTGGGCCTGGCAGCCAAAGCACCAAG GACCATTCTGCATGCTTAAGTGATTGCAAACTTTCCTATGTCAAGGACAATCAGAGCTTGACCTATGATTTTAGCAACCTAAAAGTTGGCTCAGTAATGAATGGACCAAGCTTTACAGCAAGAGGAACAAAGTTCTTCCATTTCTTCAACATCAGCCTGTGTGGAAACCAA GGTGAAAAGATGGCACTTTGTGCTGACAATATAACTGATATTACACTAAAGGACATGGTAGCAGAGTCAGAATATTATTCCAATGTTGTGAGGGCTTTTGTCTGCCAGTCAACAATCATTCCCCCTGACAGCAAGGGATTCCGAACTGCTTTGGCACTTCAGTCCACCATCCTCGCTGACATGTTTCTCG GAGCTACTATAGAACCAAATCTGGGAAGCATTAATGTTAATCCAGTAATGTTTAATCAGTCTGAATGGAAGATACCTGATGTGCATTTCTATTACAA GTCTTCTGGAGTTACAGCCACCTGTGAAATTGGACACACTTCTGTTGTGATCCTCAGATGCAATCCTGCAAAACCCGGCCAAGGGGAAATTTCAGTCCCCAG TTCTTGTCCAGTGGGCACGTGTGATGGCTGCTCTTTCCATTTCTTGTGGGAAAGTGCTGAAGCCTGCCCCTTGTGCACAGAGCAGGATTATCATGAGATCGAAGGGGCTTGTAAAAAGGGGCATCAG gAGATTTTGTATTTCTGGAATGAGCCAAAGCTATGTGTGAAAGGTGTATCCTTGCCTGAAAAGAAGACCATCAGGTGTGAAATGGTGGACTTCTGGCTGAAAGTGGGGGCAGCACTTGGTGCATTCACGGCTGTCCTGCTGATTGCCTTAATTTGCTATTTCTGGAAGAAGAATCAGAA GTTAGAGTATAAATATTCCAAACTGGTAATGACTGCAAATTCAAAAGAAGGCGAGCTTCCAGCAGCTGACAGCTGTGCTATCATGGAAGGGGAAGACAATGAAGAGGAAATAGTATTTTCCAACAAACAGTCGTTGCTAGGAAAACTCAAATCTTTGGCGACAAAG GAGAAGGACAACCACTTTGAATCTGTGCAGATGAAATCCTCAGGATCTCGGAATATATGA